From the Methanosarcinales archaeon genome, the window TAATTAATACATATGCAAAGGCAGCGGTACAAAGAAAAAAGCAACCCCAATCCTCATTTTATCCAGACCCGCTTTCCTTCCAGCATAAACACGATCATGGAACCTATCTTGCATGTGATATCCCCGATCCTCTCAAGATAACGGGCTACAAACAGCAGGTCAGTGGCATCATCGATAGTAGTTGTGTCATTAATCATAAAATTGAGCAATTCAGTGTATAGCTGCTGGTACAGAGCATCGATTACATCATCCAGCGGTTCAAGCTGGTCAGTAAGTCTGACATCCTGATTTTGTATGGCAAGAATGTCAAGTTCGATCATCTTCCAGATATTTTCTGACATTCTTGGTATATCAACCAATGGTTTCAGTAACGGTTTGTGTGCAGATTTCTTAGTGATCCTTGCTATCTTCTCAGCATAATCACATATCCGTTCAAAAGAATCAGATATCTTCATCATCGAGGATATAAACCTCAGATCCCTGGCTACCGGCTGCTGTGTGGCAGTCAACATCATACCGCGATCGCTGATTTCAATATTGAGAACATCGCTCTTTTCTTCCAGTTCGATAACCCTGGCTACCATCTCAACATCCTGGTTCCTGAGGGAATCCACTGATAAACTGACAGCATCCCTGGTGAGCTTGGCCATTTTAATAACATCTGTTTCCAGACGATCCATTTCCATTTGGAATACCTTTCTGACCATTATCCAAATCTCCCTGTGATATAATCTTCCGTACGTTTATCCTTAGGATATTCAAACAGATCTTTTGTTTCACTATATTCGATAAGTTCTCCCAGCAGAAAATATGCGGTATAATCGCTGACCCTTGCTGCCTGCATCATATTATGAGTTACTATGATAACTGTATAATCCTGTTTCAATTCGATCATCAGGTCTTCTATCTTGGCAGTAGAAATAGGGTCAAGAGCTGAGCACGGTTCATCCATGAGAATTATTTCCGGCTTTAC encodes:
- the phoU gene encoding phosphate signaling complex protein PhoU; its protein translation is MVRKVFQMEMDRLETDVIKMAKLTRDAVSLSVDSLRNQDVEMVARVIELEEKSDVLNIEISDRGMMLTATQQPVARDLRFISSMMKISDSFERICDYAEKIARITKKSAHKPLLKPLVDIPRMSENIWKMIELDILAIQNQDVRLTDQLEPLDDVIDALYQQLYTELLNFMINDTTTIDDATDLLFVARYLERIGDITCKIGSMIVFMLEGKRVWIK